From Rhizobium sp. NZLR1, a single genomic window includes:
- a CDS encoding YiaA/YiaB family inner membrane protein: protein MNDSFQKHSSSWVSFSYISFGSAAFMLALGLYMMPLDLWGKGYLAMGILMLVQTTVNITKTLRDNAESEKLIRKVEDARTEKLLVKFNRSDED from the coding sequence ATGAACGACAGTTTCCAGAAACACTCCTCCAGCTGGGTCAGCTTCTCCTACATCTCCTTCGGCTCGGCCGCCTTCATGCTGGCGCTCGGCCTGTACATGATGCCGCTCGATCTCTGGGGCAAAGGTTATCTCGCCATGGGCATATTGATGCTGGTGCAGACCACGGTGAACATCACCAAGACGCTGCGCGACAATGCCGAATCCGAAAAGTTGATCCGCAAGGTCGAGGATGCCCGCACCGAAAAACTGCTCGTCAAATTCAATCGTAGCGACGAAGATTGA
- a CDS encoding MBL fold metallo-hydrolase — protein sequence MDSPAFDLVFEPAYGRAVPVAPGVERITANNAGPFTFYGTNSYIVGGSSVAVIDPGPEDEAHFQALMAALSGREVTHIFVSHTHRDHSPLARRLRAATGAVTVGQGPHRPARPLRAGEINPFSESSDMAFVPDISIGNGKTIKGDGWVLSGVPTPGHTANHAAFALDGGDLLFTGDHVMAWSTSIVAPPDGSMADYMASLEKLIARDDGLLLPGHGGPVTDPATFLRALKAHRLGREQAILTRIRAGDRGIPEMVKAIYSDTDPKLHGAAALSVLAHIEDLFERGEIAADGPPSLSALYRPAAGR from the coding sequence ATGGACAGTCCCGCATTCGACCTCGTCTTCGAGCCGGCCTATGGGCGGGCCGTGCCGGTGGCGCCGGGGGTCGAGCGGATCACTGCGAACAATGCCGGGCCTTTCACCTTTTACGGCACCAACAGCTATATCGTCGGCGGCTCCTCGGTCGCGGTCATCGATCCCGGGCCGGAGGACGAGGCGCATTTCCAGGCGCTGATGGCGGCGCTTTCCGGCCGCGAGGTGACGCATATCTTCGTCAGCCATACCCATCGCGACCACTCGCCGCTCGCCCGCCGGCTGCGGGCGGCAACCGGGGCGGTGACCGTCGGCCAGGGGCCGCACCGGCCGGCAAGGCCATTGCGCGCCGGCGAGATCAATCCGTTTTCCGAAAGCTCCGACATGGCCTTCGTGCCCGACATTTCGATCGGCAACGGCAAGACCATCAAGGGCGATGGCTGGGTGCTCTCAGGCGTGCCGACGCCGGGGCACACGGCCAATCATGCCGCCTTCGCGCTCGATGGCGGCGATCTGCTATTCACAGGCGATCATGTCATGGCCTGGTCGACCTCGATCGTCGCGCCGCCGGATGGCTCGATGGCCGATTACATGGCCTCGCTCGAGAAGCTGATCGCCCGCGATGACGGGCTGTTGCTGCCCGGCCATGGCGGGCCGGTGACGGATCCGGCCACATTCCTCCGGGCGCTGAAGGCGCATCGCCTCGGGCGCGAGCAGGCGATCCTGACGCGCATCCGGGCGGGCGACCGTGGCATCCCGGAGATGGTCAAGGCGATCTACAGCGATACCGATCCGAAGCTGCATGGGGCGGCAGCGCTTTCCGTGCTCGCCCATATCGAGGATCTCTTCGAGCGCGGCGAGATTGCCGCGGATGGGCCGCCTTCGCTTTCCGCCCTCTACCGGCCTGCAGCAGGGAGATGA
- a CDS encoding TetR-like C-terminal domain-containing protein — protein sequence MAGRREEKREDLKARLIEAARDRIARDGLTNLRARDITQDAGCALGGLYTVFADLGELVIHVNSATLKALEARLTLPEARDKSPTDRLRNLAQGYLAFAVEHRNLWKALFDHFPPDTSPTPQWHLDEHLFLMDVIAEPLAELQPDMPAEDRAIRARTLFGAVHGVVSISLEGRFVGLPLERLAREVDELVQTIAAGAERRR from the coding sequence ATGGCCGGCAGACGAGAAGAAAAACGCGAGGACCTGAAGGCGCGGCTGATCGAGGCGGCGCGCGACCGCATCGCCCGCGACGGGCTGACCAACCTCAGAGCCCGCGACATCACCCAGGACGCCGGCTGCGCACTCGGCGGCCTCTACACGGTGTTTGCAGATCTCGGCGAACTGGTGATCCACGTCAACTCGGCGACGCTGAAGGCGCTGGAGGCCAGGCTGACCCTGCCCGAGGCCAGGGATAAAAGCCCGACCGACCGCCTGCGCAACCTCGCCCAGGGCTACCTCGCCTTCGCCGTCGAGCACCGCAACCTCTGGAAAGCGCTGTTCGACCACTTCCCCCCCGACACCAGCCCGACGCCGCAATGGCATCTCGACGAACACCTGTTCCTGATGGACGTGATCGCCGAACCGCTGGCCGAACTGCAGCCCGACATGCCCGCCGAAGACCGCGCCATCCGCGCCCGCACGCTGTTCGGCGCCGTGCACGGCGTGGTCAGCATCAGCCTGGAGGGGCGATTCGTGGGTCTGCCGCTGGAACGGCTGGCGCGGGAGGTGGACGAGCTGGTGCAGACGATTGCGGCGGGGGCGGAGCGGCGGCGGTGA
- a CDS encoding GIY-YIG nuclease family protein has product MVKVFFTYVWGQPGDPAWPLTFAGKAERTHARKHLSEGDIVFTVGTRGAPTPPADHGRVLGAYIVSDLEVNTRDYVDPNLDEAGWVQTVTRFPAALHPIAVWGITSANNVFSTLVGPLTPKHHLHGQSRIVELDPVTAEPLLALERRQLPIAVPKTVFGQGLVAKTNSKLAPKHQGVFSGAFAPHDIWYVYVLVLKDAKHKELAFKIGYSHDPALRAVAHNTPLAPEVTSLKWSVYLEQPTPSEDAARRVEQTLLARFNKNRLASNGEIVSGLSSATISASIADIMRKLETGT; this is encoded by the coding sequence TTGGTCAAGGTATTTTTTACATATGTATGGGGTCAGCCAGGTGACCCCGCTTGGCCACTGACTTTTGCAGGTAAGGCCGAGCGAACGCACGCAAGGAAGCATCTTTCGGAAGGGGACATTGTCTTCACCGTGGGAACCCGTGGCGCCCCAACGCCACCTGCTGATCACGGACGGGTGCTGGGAGCTTATATCGTCTCCGACCTTGAGGTGAATACCCGCGACTATGTAGATCCAAATTTGGATGAGGCCGGGTGGGTTCAGACAGTCACTCGTTTTCCCGCCGCTTTGCATCCAATAGCTGTTTGGGGAATCACTTCGGCCAACAACGTCTTTTCAACCCTCGTTGGGCCATTGACCCCGAAGCATCACCTTCACGGGCAATCGCGAATAGTCGAACTGGATCCGGTGACCGCGGAGCCCTTGCTTGCGCTAGAGCGCCGGCAATTGCCGATCGCGGTTCCAAAAACTGTGTTCGGGCAAGGACTTGTTGCTAAGACGAACAGCAAGCTTGCTCCCAAGCATCAGGGAGTCTTTTCAGGCGCGTTCGCGCCGCACGATATTTGGTATGTCTATGTGCTCGTCTTAAAGGATGCCAAGCACAAGGAGTTGGCCTTCAAGATTGGCTACTCCCATGATCCGGCTCTCCGGGCAGTCGCCCATAACACACCATTGGCGCCGGAGGTGACGAGCCTAAAATGGAGCGTGTACCTCGAGCAACCCACGCCCTCTGAAGATGCAGCTAGGAGGGTCGAGCAGACTCTCCTGGCCCGTTTCAACAAGAACCGCCTGGCTAGCAATGGCGAAATTGTCAGCGGGCTTTCGAGCGCAACTATTTCCGCGTCCATCGCCGACATCATGCGCAAACTGGAGACTGGCACGTGA
- a CDS encoding DCC1-like thiol-disulfide oxidoreductase family protein, with protein sequence MSQAMLAAYSYRDDADVPDFADDRPLIVFDGECVFCSGWVKFALKHDKQRRYRFLAAQTPLGAALYRHYGLDGRDYETNILIENGRAFFKSDGSIRMVAGLGFPYSLIRLFRLLPRRLADTLYEFIARNRLKIAGRQSCMVPTPEQRSRFIA encoded by the coding sequence ATGAGCCAGGCGATGCTAGCCGCTTACAGCTATCGCGACGATGCCGATGTGCCCGATTTTGCCGATGACCGGCCGCTGATCGTCTTTGATGGCGAATGCGTGTTCTGCTCCGGCTGGGTGAAATTCGCGCTGAAACACGACAAGCAGCGGCGCTACCGGTTTCTCGCGGCGCAGACGCCGCTCGGCGCCGCGCTCTACCGGCATTATGGGCTGGATGGGCGCGACTACGAGACCAATATCCTCATCGAGAACGGCCGCGCCTTCTTCAAATCCGACGGCTCGATCCGCATGGTCGCCGGCCTCGGTTTTCCCTATTCGCTGATCAGGCTTTTCCGGCTGCTGCCGCGGCGGCTGGCCGACACGCTTTATGAATTCATCGCCCGCAACCGGCTGAAGATCGCCGGCCGGCAGAGCTGCATGGTGCCGACGCCGGAGCAGCGCAGCCGCTTCATCGCATGA
- a CDS encoding DUF2293 domain-containing protein, whose product MGKARFTAGLSRSGLSLMAKFSHQTIEKHLRRKHPTCPDFAVAFFVAEIGKKDWKGASIGKAVGITMQSVLRHSMTDYDQLLLAGVDREEAPATGAAENQRHDC is encoded by the coding sequence ATGGGCAAGGCCCGCTTCACAGCGGGCCTTTCTCGCTCTGGATTATCCTTAATGGCAAAATTCTCACATCAGACAATCGAGAAGCACTTACGCCGCAAGCATCCCACTTGCCCTGATTTCGCAGTCGCATTCTTTGTTGCCGAGATCGGCAAGAAGGACTGGAAAGGCGCATCGATCGGCAAAGCAGTTGGGATCACTATGCAGAGCGTGCTTCGCCATTCGATGACCGATTACGACCAATTGCTCCTTGCTGGCGTCGATCGGGAGGAAGCCCCGGCGACGGGTGCAGCCGAAAATCAACGCCATGATTGCTAG
- a CDS encoding SDR family NAD(P)-dependent oxidoreductase yields MSRIFITGSTDGLGLAAARTLMKEGHDVVLHARSRERAAALADISAAALGIVIGDLASAAETRSIAEQVNAIGRMDAVIHNAGIYLERSRGDTPEGHAKTLAVNTLAPYLLTAWITRPDRLIYLTSGMHRSGASALDDIDWKTRPWSASQAYSESKLYIATLAAALARHWPDVLSNAVDPGWVPTKMGGAGAPDDLEMGHLTQTWLAVSDAGAAKVSGGYWHHRQQREAAAEVTDAGFQDALMEKLAGLTGVRLFEGRR; encoded by the coding sequence ATGAGCCGCATCTTCATCACCGGTTCCACCGATGGCCTCGGCCTCGCCGCCGCCCGCACCCTGATGAAAGAGGGCCATGACGTCGTGCTGCACGCCCGCTCCCGCGAGCGCGCCGCCGCCCTCGCAGACATCTCCGCTGCCGCGCTCGGCATCGTCATCGGCGACCTCGCCAGCGCCGCCGAGACGCGCTCGATCGCCGAACAGGTCAACGCCATCGGCCGCATGGACGCCGTCATCCACAATGCCGGCATCTACCTCGAGCGCAGCCGCGGCGACACCCCGGAAGGCCACGCCAAGACGCTCGCGGTCAACACCCTTGCCCCCTATCTCCTCACCGCCTGGATCACCCGCCCCGACCGCCTGATCTATCTCACCAGCGGCATGCACCGCAGCGGCGCCAGCGCCCTTGACGATATCGACTGGAAGACGCGGCCGTGGAGCGCCAGCCAGGCCTATTCGGAAAGCAAGCTCTACATCGCCACCCTCGCCGCCGCCCTCGCCCGCCACTGGCCGGATGTGCTCAGCAACGCCGTCGACCCCGGCTGGGTGCCGACAAAGATGGGCGGCGCCGGCGCGCCGGATGACCTTGAAATGGGGCATCTGACGCAGACATGGCTTGCGGTGAGCGATGCGGGAGCTGCGAAGGTGAGCGGTGGGTATTGGCATCATCGGCAGCAGCGGGAGGCGGCGGCGGAGGTGACTGATGCGGGGTTTCAGGATGCGCTTATGGAGAAGCTGGCGGGATTGACGGGCGTGCGGCTTTTTGAAGGTCGGCGGTAA
- a CDS encoding helix-turn-helix transcriptional regulator: MSKQIKTPADIGALVRSTRKEQNLRQDELAGVAGVGLRFIVDLEAGKPTAQIGKVLQVLQTLGCSIDILAPGERRR, encoded by the coding sequence ATGTCGAAACAGATTAAAACTCCAGCCGATATCGGCGCCCTGGTTCGAAGCACGCGCAAGGAGCAAAACCTGCGGCAGGACGAGCTTGCCGGCGTTGCCGGCGTCGGGCTTCGGTTTATCGTCGACCTTGAAGCCGGCAAACCCACGGCGCAGATCGGCAAAGTCCTGCAGGTTCTGCAAACGCTCGGCTGCTCCATCGACATTCTGGCGCCCGGCGAGCGCAGACGATGA
- a CDS encoding type II toxin-antitoxin system HipA family toxin, protein MTDRILNVWWNGRIVGQFTQDRHGDIGFAYAEGWLGDDDALPLSASLPKRPERFSRRECRPFFGGLLPEENQRIAAAQALGVSPANDFALLDHLGGDVAGALQLLAEGQEPAETATTADRQSAPLDEAGIVRVLEALPVRPLLAGEEGLRLSLAGAQSKVPVVLIDGRIGLPLPGQATTHILKPPIARFKATTENEAFVMRLAAAIELDVAAVEPRHVRERPFLLVERYDRVRDAGGLVRRIHQEDFCQALGVPPETKYASEGGPTFKDCFELLRRISARPAIDVLKLLDAAIFNLIAGNADAHGKNFSILYDSQGPRLAKLYDLLSTVIYPELSPKLAMRIGKRATLAEMDAEGWQVFAREAGVGTPLLRRRVNELCDKVIAAADKVADELADISPDRDPIDEIAGLIKSRAEAARLTSKD, encoded by the coding sequence ATGACGGACAGGATCCTCAACGTCTGGTGGAACGGCCGCATTGTCGGTCAATTCACGCAGGACCGACACGGTGATATCGGCTTTGCCTATGCTGAAGGCTGGCTCGGCGATGATGATGCGCTGCCGCTCTCGGCCTCTCTCCCGAAACGACCGGAGCGATTTTCCCGCCGGGAATGCCGGCCGTTTTTCGGCGGCCTGTTGCCCGAGGAAAACCAGCGGATAGCTGCCGCGCAGGCCCTGGGCGTTTCTCCGGCCAATGACTTTGCGCTTCTCGATCACCTTGGCGGCGATGTCGCCGGTGCATTGCAACTGCTTGCCGAGGGCCAGGAGCCCGCGGAAACCGCGACGACTGCAGATCGCCAATCCGCGCCTTTGGACGAAGCCGGCATTGTTCGGGTGCTGGAGGCGCTTCCCGTGCGCCCTTTGCTGGCCGGCGAGGAAGGCTTGAGACTGTCGCTCGCCGGCGCGCAATCCAAGGTGCCGGTTGTTCTGATCGACGGCCGGATCGGCCTTCCCCTGCCTGGCCAGGCGACCACTCATATTCTGAAGCCACCAATAGCGCGCTTCAAGGCGACGACCGAAAACGAAGCTTTCGTGATGAGGCTCGCAGCCGCCATCGAGCTGGATGTCGCAGCGGTCGAACCGCGACATGTGCGGGAACGCCCGTTTCTTCTGGTCGAACGATATGACCGCGTCCGCGACGCCGGCGGCCTGGTTCGCCGCATCCATCAGGAGGATTTCTGCCAGGCGCTCGGCGTACCGCCGGAAACGAAATATGCGAGCGAAGGCGGGCCGACCTTCAAGGATTGTTTCGAATTGCTGAGACGGATTTCGGCAAGACCGGCCATCGATGTTCTGAAGCTGCTGGACGCTGCCATCTTCAACCTGATCGCCGGAAATGCCGATGCCCACGGCAAGAACTTCTCCATCCTTTACGATAGCCAAGGCCCGCGGCTGGCAAAACTCTACGACCTCCTCTCCACCGTGATTTATCCGGAGCTGTCGCCAAAGCTGGCAATGAGAATCGGCAAACGTGCCACGCTCGCCGAGATGGATGCGGAGGGCTGGCAGGTCTTTGCGCGAGAAGCCGGCGTTGGCACTCCGCTGCTGCGCCGCCGGGTAAACGAGCTCTGCGACAAGGTGATAGCAGCGGCCGATAAGGTCGCTGACGAGCTCGCAGACATATCGCCTGATCGAGACCCAATCGATGAAATCGCCGGCTTGATAAAGAGCCGGGCCGAGGCAGCCAGGCTGACCTCGAAAGATTGA
- a CDS encoding PspA/IM30 family protein: protein MFKLISILLRGRAHDAEQAFADRNAVPLLAQQIRDAAQSIQSARRSVAVAIAQNEQEKGQHATIVARIADLEIRACAALGKGNDGLAREAAEAIAFLEAERDASEKAQAQFTTSIDKLKAIVRASEARLQALQRGERLARATEEAQKLDVVVAGPGLATLDEAEETLARLRIRQSQNDLTAAALKEMEGSIRPAGIIEKLANAGCGPALHSTADDVLARLKSRITPAA, encoded by the coding sequence ATGTTCAAACTGATTTCAATTTTATTGCGGGGCAGGGCGCATGATGCCGAGCAGGCCTTCGCCGATCGCAACGCCGTGCCGCTGCTCGCCCAGCAGATCCGCGATGCGGCGCAATCGATCCAGTCGGCCAGGCGCAGTGTCGCCGTCGCCATCGCTCAGAACGAACAGGAGAAGGGGCAGCATGCAACGATCGTTGCCCGTATCGCCGATCTCGAGATCCGCGCCTGCGCCGCTCTGGGCAAGGGCAATGACGGGCTGGCCCGGGAAGCGGCCGAGGCGATCGCCTTTCTCGAAGCCGAGCGTGATGCGTCTGAGAAGGCGCAGGCTCAGTTCACCACATCAATCGACAAATTGAAGGCGATCGTCCGGGCCTCCGAAGCGCGGCTGCAGGCGCTGCAGCGCGGCGAGCGGCTGGCCCGGGCGACTGAGGAGGCGCAGAAGCTCGATGTCGTCGTCGCCGGTCCGGGCCTCGCGACGCTCGACGAGGCCGAGGAGACGCTGGCCCGCCTGCGCATCCGCCAGAGCCAGAATGATCTGACGGCGGCAGCGCTGAAGGAGATGGAAGGTTCCATCCGCCCGGCCGGCATCATCGAAAAGCTGGCCAATGCCGGCTGCGGCCCAGCCCTCCACTCCACAGCCGATGACGTGCTCGCCCGGCTGAAGAGCCGCATCACGCCGGCCGCCTGA
- a CDS encoding type I restriction enzyme HsdR N-terminal domain-containing protein, which yields MSIFAPHNIDHMNEDDVSGELIRPLCRALGYTQGNPEANLRSQVSLQYDKAFLGHKKGEKDPVLRGKPDFVCEVVSYARWVVEAKKPSIQLSQDDSYQAHTYATHPEIAAEFYLLSNGREFKVYRVGNPDAPIFAWLKDETDEKLPTVRNLLGPDAMRKRADVKIDIGKPLSEGLGSEARILNGHVVYERNTCSLPVDLRMDGIRNGITGSRVFRTDDGLISAVVEIVSAFAGLDELNKRFGFSPFLFKTADEYISVNRESPTLMQNLVAIDIPAGTQIPATLLSPAGVLPFALVGECYTEATGFVEDKQFKGTFVIDYLYKMVGAKMLGLPAEEVRIRSEGPFEVTFE from the coding sequence ATGTCGATTTTCGCACCCCATAACATTGACCACATGAACGAAGACGACGTTTCAGGAGAGCTGATAAGGCCCCTGTGCCGCGCGCTAGGCTACACGCAAGGAAACCCGGAAGCCAATTTGCGAAGCCAGGTTTCGTTGCAATACGACAAGGCCTTCCTGGGGCACAAGAAGGGCGAGAAAGACCCTGTCTTGCGCGGGAAGCCTGATTTCGTCTGCGAGGTCGTGTCATACGCTCGGTGGGTGGTTGAGGCTAAGAAGCCGTCAATTCAACTTTCTCAGGACGACAGCTATCAAGCGCACACGTATGCTACCCATCCCGAAATCGCCGCGGAATTCTATCTTCTGTCAAATGGCCGGGAGTTCAAAGTCTATCGGGTAGGCAATCCCGACGCCCCGATTTTTGCGTGGTTGAAGGATGAAACCGACGAAAAGCTACCGACCGTGCGCAATCTGCTGGGACCGGATGCAATGCGAAAGCGGGCAGACGTGAAGATCGATATCGGTAAGCCACTATCAGAAGGGCTGGGGTCTGAGGCGCGGATCTTGAACGGCCACGTCGTCTACGAAAGGAACACGTGTTCTCTTCCGGTCGATTTGAGGATGGATGGGATCAGGAACGGTATAACTGGGAGCCGAGTGTTTCGGACGGATGACGGTCTCATTTCAGCCGTAGTTGAGATCGTTTCCGCATTTGCGGGGCTTGATGAGCTAAATAAGCGTTTCGGTTTTTCACCTTTCCTTTTCAAGACCGCTGACGAATACATCTCTGTTAATCGAGAGAGCCCGACGTTGATGCAAAATCTCGTTGCGATCGATATCCCGGCAGGAACGCAAATCCCTGCGACTCTGCTCAGCCCAGCGGGCGTGCTTCCCTTTGCCCTTGTGGGTGAATGCTATACGGAAGCAACAGGCTTTGTTGAGGATAAGCAGTTCAAGGGCACTTTCGTTATCGACTACCTTTACAAGATGGTTGGGGCAAAAATGCTCGGGCTGCCGGCCGAAGAAGTTCGGATCCGTTCGGAAGGTCCGTTTGAGGTGACTTTTGAATAG